One window of the Rhizobiaceae bacterium genome contains the following:
- a CDS encoding extracellular solute-binding protein, whose protein sequence is MAALSRRHFLAGAGAAVAAPFVRGAAFASTPAGVPLHGLSAFGELKYPADFKHFDYVNIDAPKGGTFNYGPSQWLYNQNPYTFNTLNSFVAKGDAPPRMEICFDSLMTGAMDEPDSIYGLAAESVTISEDRHSFTFAMRPEARFHDGSPLTAHDAAFSYLLLKDKGYPDLLLTLTELSEAVAVDDHTLRLTFSGKQSDRTILDAATFPILSKAYFDKVPFDSSRMEQPLGSGPYKVGLVRPGQTIEYERVADYWGRDLPVNRGIYNFDRLRIEFYGDRQAAFEAFKKGEVLFREEATSRIWATGYDFPAINDGKVVKREFPSEKRPAMQAMAVNLRRERFRDVRVRRAIALCFDFEWTNKSLFYGLYDRSQSSFERSEFKAAGAPSPAELALLEPLRDKLPPEVFGEPYSLPSSDGSGRDRKLLGEARKLMTEAGWKPEGGVFRNDKGETFRLEILVDDEGFVRIYSPWIESLKAIGFDASLRMVDSAQHQARQSSFDFDMIGMALLFSPTPTREGMDGIFHSKSASLQGSRNLPGTADPAVDALVGAIAGASSRAELVTVLNALDRVLRARLDWIPSWYSANHRVAFWDMFGFREPKPDYGFATETLWWFDRDKATAIGKG, encoded by the coding sequence ATGGCGGCGCTCTCGCGACGCCATTTTCTCGCGGGAGCCGGCGCAGCGGTTGCTGCCCCGTTCGTTCGGGGAGCGGCGTTCGCCTCCACCCCGGCCGGCGTGCCGCTGCACGGGCTCTCGGCTTTCGGCGAGCTGAAATACCCGGCTGATTTCAAACATTTCGACTATGTGAATATCGACGCGCCGAAGGGCGGCACGTTCAACTACGGGCCGTCGCAGTGGCTATACAATCAGAACCCCTACACCTTCAACACGCTGAACAGCTTCGTCGCCAAGGGCGACGCGCCGCCGCGCATGGAGATCTGTTTCGATTCGCTGATGACCGGGGCGATGGACGAGCCGGATTCGATCTACGGGCTCGCGGCGGAAAGCGTCACCATTTCGGAGGACAGGCACAGCTTCACCTTTGCCATGCGGCCCGAAGCGCGCTTCCATGACGGCTCGCCGCTGACGGCGCATGACGCGGCCTTCAGCTATCTTCTGCTCAAGGACAAGGGCTATCCTGACCTTCTGCTGACGCTGACGGAACTCAGCGAAGCCGTCGCCGTCGACGATCACACGCTGCGCCTCACCTTTTCCGGAAAACAGTCCGACCGCACAATCCTCGACGCCGCGACCTTCCCGATCCTGTCCAAAGCCTATTTCGACAAGGTGCCGTTCGACAGTTCGCGCATGGAGCAGCCGCTGGGCTCCGGCCCGTACAAGGTCGGGCTCGTGCGGCCAGGACAGACCATCGAATATGAACGCGTCGCCGACTATTGGGGCCGCGATCTTCCCGTGAACCGGGGCATCTACAATTTCGACCGGCTGCGGATCGAGTTCTACGGCGACCGGCAGGCGGCGTTCGAGGCGTTCAAGAAAGGCGAGGTGCTGTTCCGCGAGGAGGCGACGTCGCGCATCTGGGCGACAGGCTATGATTTTCCGGCGATCAACGACGGCAAGGTCGTGAAGCGCGAGTTCCCGTCCGAAAAGCGGCCGGCGATGCAGGCCATGGCCGTCAATCTGCGGCGCGAGCGGTTCCGGGACGTGCGCGTGCGCCGCGCCATCGCGCTCTGTTTCGACTTCGAATGGACGAACAAGTCGCTGTTCTACGGTCTCTACGACCGCTCGCAATCCTCTTTCGAGCGTTCGGAGTTCAAGGCGGCGGGCGCGCCGTCGCCGGCCGAACTGGCGCTGCTGGAGCCCCTTCGGGACAAGCTGCCGCCGGAGGTCTTCGGCGAACCTTATTCGCTGCCATCCTCCGACGGCAGCGGCCGCGACCGAAAACTGCTCGGCGAAGCGCGCAAGCTGATGACCGAAGCGGGCTGGAAGCCTGAGGGCGGCGTTTTTCGCAACGACAAGGGCGAGACGTTCAGGCTGGAAATCCTCGTCGACGACGAGGGTTTCGTGCGCATCTATTCGCCCTGGATCGAGAGTCTCAAGGCGATCGGCTTCGACGCCTCGCTGCGCATGGTCGATTCCGCGCAGCATCAGGCCCGGCAGTCGAGTTTCGACTTCGACATGATCGGCATGGCGCTGCTGTTCAGCCCGACGCCGACGCGCGAGGGCATGGACGGCATCTTCCACTCGAAGTCCGCCAGTCTGCAGGGCTCGCGCAACCTGCCGGGCACCGCCGATCCCGCCGTCGACGCGCTGGTAGGGGCGATTGCCGGCGCATCGAGCCGCGCGGAGCTGGTCACGGTGCTCAACGCGCTCGACAGGGTCTTGCGCGCGCGGCTGGACTGGATTCCAAGTTGGTACTCGGCGAATCACCGCGTGGCGTTCTGGGACATGTTCGGCTTCAGGGAGCCGAAACCAGACTACGGCTTCGCGACCGAAACGCTGTGGTGGTTCGACAGGGACAAGGCGACGGCGATTGGGAAGGGGTGA
- a CDS encoding extracellular solute-binding protein: MSISFRVTGLAFSLAATLAIGQASAQEWHTTSSLMGESKYGENFQRYDYVNPDAPKGGTLNSVAGSTFDSFNPYIVRGSPAAGFGSFGGGLLYDTLMEQSIDEPSVSHPLIANAYKFPEDYSSATYRLDPAARWHDGQPITVDDVIWSFNVLKANSPMYNRYYENVTEAVALNDREVEFRFDQKGNRELPKIMGDLVVLPRHWWEGTDAKGKKRDITQPTLEPPLGSAAYRIASFKPGQEIVWERVPDYWGAGLAVKIGRENFDKRRYVYIQDDNAAWQAFTKGGFEDIHSENSSRRWATYYNFPAFQAGDVVTKEFPATSRASFQGFVMNTRRPLFHDRKVRQALTYAFDFETMNRTIFYGFNTRTDSFFEGSELAAHGLPQGKELEILNQYKDQLPPEVFTTEYKLPVYEQPKTGDQADAKAPASPPQPERAILREVIRLFGEAGWKIQNGRMTNEKGEPFTIEILGNNDTDEVIANPYINQLKKIGVTATLRIVDPSQYVNRVNNFDFDMLTTVLAQSDSPGNEQRDFWSSRAADSPGSRNLSGIKNPVVDALIDRVIFATDREDLVAATNALDRVLLWNFYAVPQYHRAVVWLAYWNKFGIPEKQPDYVGPDIDSWWIDPEKEAALAAKYKGAN; this comes from the coding sequence ATGTCGATTTCATTCAGGGTGACCGGTCTAGCCTTCAGTCTCGCAGCCACCCTCGCGATCGGCCAGGCCTCCGCCCAGGAGTGGCACACGACTTCCTCCCTCATGGGCGAGTCGAAATACGGCGAAAACTTCCAGCGCTACGACTACGTCAATCCCGACGCCCCGAAGGGCGGTACGCTGAACAGCGTCGCCGGCAGCACGTTCGACAGTTTCAACCCCTATATCGTGCGGGGCAGTCCGGCGGCGGGATTCGGTTCCTTTGGCGGCGGCCTGCTCTACGACACGCTGATGGAGCAATCGATTGACGAGCCGAGCGTCAGCCATCCGCTCATCGCGAATGCCTACAAGTTCCCCGAAGACTATTCCTCCGCGACCTACAGGCTCGATCCCGCCGCGCGGTGGCATGACGGCCAGCCCATCACGGTCGACGACGTGATCTGGTCCTTCAACGTTCTGAAGGCCAACAGCCCGATGTACAACCGCTACTACGAGAACGTGACGGAAGCGGTGGCGCTGAACGACCGCGAAGTCGAGTTCCGCTTCGACCAGAAGGGCAACCGCGAATTGCCCAAGATCATGGGCGACCTCGTCGTCCTGCCCAGGCACTGGTGGGAGGGTACGGACGCCAAGGGCAAGAAGCGCGACATCACGCAGCCGACGCTGGAGCCGCCGCTCGGGTCCGCCGCCTACAGGATCGCCAGCTTCAAGCCCGGGCAGGAAATCGTCTGGGAACGCGTGCCGGACTATTGGGGCGCCGGGCTGGCGGTGAAGATCGGCCGCGAGAATTTCGACAAGCGCCGGTATGTCTACATCCAGGACGACAACGCCGCGTGGCAGGCCTTCACCAAGGGCGGTTTCGAGGACATACATTCGGAAAACAGCTCGCGACGCTGGGCCACCTATTACAATTTTCCGGCGTTCCAGGCCGGCGACGTCGTGACGAAGGAGTTCCCGGCCACCTCCCGCGCCTCGTTCCAGGGTTTCGTCATGAATACCCGCCGACCGCTGTTCCATGACCGGAAAGTGCGGCAGGCGCTGACCTACGCCTTCGACTTCGAGACGATGAACCGCACGATCTTCTACGGTTTCAACACGCGCACGGACAGCTTCTTCGAAGGCAGCGAACTCGCCGCGCACGGACTGCCGCAAGGCAAGGAACTGGAGATTCTGAACCAGTACAAGGATCAGTTGCCGCCGGAAGTCTTCACCACGGAATACAAGCTGCCGGTCTACGAGCAGCCCAAGACCGGGGATCAGGCGGATGCGAAGGCCCCGGCCAGCCCGCCGCAACCGGAACGCGCCATCCTGCGCGAGGTGATAAGGCTGTTCGGGGAAGCCGGCTGGAAGATCCAGAACGGCAGGATGACGAACGAGAAGGGCGAGCCCTTCACCATCGAGATCCTCGGCAACAACGATACGGACGAGGTCATCGCCAACCCCTATATCAACCAGTTGAAGAAGATCGGCGTGACGGCGACGCTGCGGATCGTCGATCCGAGCCAGTATGTGAACCGGGTCAACAATTTCGATTTCGACATGCTGACCACGGTGCTGGCCCAGTCGGATTCGCCGGGCAACGAGCAGCGCGATTTCTGGTCGTCGAGAGCAGCCGACTCGCCCGGCTCGCGCAACCTCTCCGGCATCAAGAACCCGGTGGTGGACGCGCTGATCGACCGCGTCATCTTCGCCACCGACCGCGAGGATCTCGTCGCCGCGACGAATGCGCTCGACCGCGTGCTTCTGTGGAACTTCTATGCCGTGCCGCAATACCACCGGGCCGTGGTCTGGCTCGCCTACTGGAACAAGTTCGGCATCCCGGAGAAACAGCCGGATTATGTCGGCCCGGACATCGATTCCTGGTGGATCGATCCGGAGAAGGAAGCCGCGCTGGCCGCCAAATACAAAGGCGCCAATTGA
- a CDS encoding cytochrome c family protein, with translation MDSSELNKYLAGFLGTCFVVMSIAIVSDSIFAAPHPEKPGYAIEAAEGSGGGAEAGGPAAEESVLPLLAGANVQAGEAVHKKCVACHTTEKGGANKTGPNLWDVVNRPLASHEGFGYSAAMKEFSQGGSVKWDYEHLDKFLTSPKGFIKGTAMGFAGVKKTQERADLIAYLRTLSDNPAPLPEAAAPAPENASATGGETATPAEGGAAPAEEAPSGEAAPAEQAPAPAEQTPAAPAEPAPAAPAEPAPAQ, from the coding sequence ATGGATTCGTCTGAACTGAACAAATATCTGGCAGGGTTCCTGGGGACCTGCTTCGTCGTGATGTCCATCGCGATCGTCTCCGATTCGATCTTCGCCGCGCCGCATCCGGAGAAACCCGGCTATGCCATCGAAGCCGCAGAAGGGTCCGGGGGCGGCGCTGAAGCCGGTGGCCCGGCCGCCGAGGAATCCGTCCTGCCGCTGCTCGCCGGCGCCAATGTCCAGGCCGGCGAGGCCGTGCACAAGAAGTGCGTCGCCTGCCACACGACGGAGAAGGGCGGCGCCAACAAGACCGGCCCGAACCTCTGGGACGTGGTGAACCGTCCGCTCGCTTCTCATGAAGGCTTCGGCTACTCGGCCGCGATGAAGGAATTCTCGCAGGGCGGCTCCGTGAAGTGGGACTACGAGCATCTCGACAAGTTCCTGACCTCGCCGAAAGGCTTCATCAAGGGCACGGCGATGGGCTTCGCCGGCGTGAAGAAGACGCAGGAACGCGCCGACCTGATCGCCTATCTGCGCACCCTGTCCGACAATCCGGCCCCGCTGCCGGAAGCTGCCGCTCCGGCGCCCGAGAACGCATCGGCCACGGGCGGCGAAACCGCGACGCCGGCAGAAGGCGGTGCGGCGCCCGCAGAAGAGGCCCCGTCCGGAGAGGCGGCTCCCGCCGAGCAGGCCCCCGCGCCTGCCGAGCAGACGCCGGCGGCACCGGCCGAGCCTGCACCGGCAGCGCCCGCCGAACCCGCACCGGCTCAGTGA
- a CDS encoding 3-deoxy-manno-octulosonate cytidylyltransferase — MTTLILIPARLASTRLPNKPLADIAGVPMIVHVVRRAAESGLGRAVVATDAPEVAAAVTDHGFEAVMTGAHHQSGSDRIFEALQALDPEGRVTTVVNVQGDLPTIEPQLIRAAVEPLADRTVDIATLGVEIVREEEKANPNVVKIVGSPLSSSRLRALYFTRATAPWGEGPLYHHIGLYAYRRSALERFVSLKPSVLELRERLEQLRALEAGMRIDAEIVHSVPLGVDTPEDLERARAMLAR; from the coding sequence ATGACCACGCTGATCCTGATTCCCGCCCGCCTGGCGTCAACGCGCCTGCCGAACAAGCCGCTGGCCGACATCGCCGGGGTGCCGATGATCGTTCATGTCGTGCGGCGGGCGGCTGAAAGCGGCCTCGGCAGGGCGGTGGTCGCGACCGATGCGCCGGAAGTCGCCGCTGCCGTCACGGATCATGGATTCGAGGCGGTTATGACCGGTGCGCACCACCAGTCCGGCTCCGACCGCATCTTCGAGGCGTTGCAGGCGCTCGACCCGGAGGGCAGGGTCACGACGGTCGTCAATGTGCAGGGCGACCTGCCCACGATCGAGCCGCAGCTCATCCGCGCCGCCGTCGAGCCTCTCGCGGACAGGACGGTGGACATCGCCACGCTGGGCGTCGAGATCGTCCGCGAGGAGGAAAAGGCCAATCCGAACGTCGTCAAGATCGTCGGTTCGCCGCTGTCGTCCTCCCGGCTGCGGGCGCTTTATTTCACGCGCGCGACCGCGCCCTGGGGCGAGGGGCCGCTCTATCACCACATCGGGCTTTATGCGTACCGGCGTTCCGCGCTCGAGCGCTTCGTTTCGCTGAAGCCGTCCGTCCTCGAGCTGCGCGAAAGGCTGGAACAGCTGCGCGCGCTCGAAGCCGGAATGCGCATCGACGCCGAAATCGTCCATTCCGTCCCGCTCGGCGTCGATACGCCCGAAGACCTCGAACGCGCCCGCGCCATGCTGGCCCGCTGA
- a CDS encoding prephenate dehydratase translates to MIQKTNRISFQGEPGANSDTACRNMFPDMEPLPCPTFEDAFNAVEAGKADLAMIPIENTIAGRVADIHHLLPESKLSIIGEYFLPIHFQLMVLPGVARKEIKTVHSHIHALGQCRKYIRKNGWKPIVAGDTAGAAKLVSEIGDRTMAALAPKLAASLYGLDILEENVEDTDTNVTRFVVLTKEKRWAERPSPEAKMMTTFIFRVRNVPAALYKAMGGFATNGVNMTKLESYQLGAFTATLFYADIEGHPEDPNVKLALEELRFFSKEMRIVGVYPRSDSREEWKLAD, encoded by the coding sequence ATGATCCAGAAGACGAACCGCATCTCCTTCCAGGGCGAGCCCGGCGCCAATTCCGACACGGCCTGCCGCAACATGTTCCCGGACATGGAGCCGCTGCCGTGCCCGACTTTCGAGGATGCCTTCAACGCGGTTGAGGCGGGCAAGGCCGACCTCGCCATGATCCCGATCGAGAACACGATCGCCGGGCGGGTGGCCGATATCCACCATCTTCTGCCGGAGTCGAAGCTCAGCATCATCGGCGAGTATTTCCTGCCGATCCACTTCCAGCTCATGGTTCTGCCCGGCGTGGCGCGCAAGGAAATCAAGACCGTCCACAGCCACATCCACGCGCTCGGCCAGTGCCGCAAATACATCCGCAAGAACGGCTGGAAGCCGATCGTGGCCGGCGATACGGCCGGCGCCGCCAAGCTCGTCTCCGAGATCGGCGATCGCACCATGGCGGCGCTCGCGCCGAAGCTGGCCGCCAGCCTCTACGGCCTCGATATTCTGGAGGAGAATGTCGAGGACACCGATACCAACGTCACCCGCTTCGTCGTGCTGACGAAGGAGAAGCGCTGGGCTGAACGCCCTTCGCCAGAGGCGAAGATGATGACGACCTTCATCTTCCGCGTCCGCAACGTGCCGGCCGCGCTCTACAAGGCCATGGGCGGCTTCGCCACCAACGGCGTCAACATGACCAAGCTGGAAAGCTACCAGCTCGGCGCCTTCACCGCGACGCTCTTCTACGCCGACATTGAGGGGCACCCAGAGGACCCCAACGTCAAGCTGGCGCTGGAGGAACTGCGCTTCTTCTCCAAGGAGATGCGCATCGTCGGCGTCTATCCGCGCAGCGATTCGCGCGAGGAATGGAAGCTGGCGGATTAG
- a CDS encoding dihydrofolate reductase family protein yields MSKLIVWNLMTLDGYFEGGQPWDLSFHEKVWGPELEELSNTFGEKADTLVFGRRTYEGMASYWKTAEPGTITTYMNALPKLVASRTLTEPDWNNTRIVADIAGAIRQREAEADKDLYVFGSAELVDSLMDNGLVDEIMLCVVPAAIGDGTPLFKKGRVADFRLLETRPLQNGAVILRYEVAA; encoded by the coding sequence ATGTCGAAACTGATCGTCTGGAACCTCATGACGCTGGATGGCTATTTCGAGGGCGGACAGCCCTGGGACCTTTCCTTTCATGAAAAGGTCTGGGGGCCTGAGCTGGAGGAGCTCAGCAACACCTTCGGCGAAAAGGCCGATACGCTGGTTTTCGGACGGCGCACATACGAGGGCATGGCCTCGTACTGGAAAACGGCCGAACCGGGCACGATTACGACCTACATGAACGCGCTGCCGAAGCTGGTGGCGTCACGCACCTTGACGGAGCCCGACTGGAACAACACGCGCATCGTGGCGGACATCGCCGGCGCCATCCGCCAGCGAGAGGCGGAGGCCGACAAGGACCTCTATGTCTTTGGCAGCGCCGAACTCGTCGATTCGCTGATGGACAACGGGCTGGTGGACGAGATCATGCTCTGCGTCGTGCCCGCCGCGATCGGCGACGGCACGCCTCTCTTCAAGAAGGGCCGAGTCGCGGATTTCCGCTTGCTCGAAACACGCCCGCTGCAGAACGGCGCCGTGATCCTGAGGTACGAGGTCGCCGCGTAG
- a CDS encoding Dabb family protein: MIRHTVVFRLRHERYSAAEKGFLDAAKALADIPGVRKFEQLKQVSPKNDYTFGFSMEFSDQAAYDGYNGHPDHVAFVRDRWVPEVEAFMEIDYVPLGRQPVRKPRQGLPGRTA; this comes from the coding sequence ATGATCCGCCACACCGTCGTCTTCCGGCTGAGGCACGAACGTTACTCCGCCGCCGAAAAGGGCTTCCTCGATGCCGCTAAGGCGCTGGCCGACATTCCGGGCGTGAGGAAGTTCGAGCAACTGAAACAGGTGAGCCCGAAGAACGACTACACGTTCGGCTTCTCCATGGAATTCAGCGACCAGGCCGCCTATGACGGCTACAATGGCCATCCGGACCATGTCGCTTTCGTGCGCGACCGCTGGGTGCCCGAGGTCGAGGCGTTCATGGAGATCGACTACGTCCCGCTCGGCCGCCAGCCTGTGCGGAAACCCCGGCAGGGCCTGCCCGGTCGGACAGCCTGA
- the nudC gene encoding NAD(+) diphosphatase, translating to MTFPLFDAPQQEPSRFVGFGGNMIDRQAEHRSDDVTVRALAQPSARLMLMRGGRCYLKLAGETFQPYFSLAEAETLGAVLSEAVLLGVDADGPVVAAPGGLEPEALPDGIKAIDYRSINVQGLIDPAAAGALAQGAALLAWHASHAYCSRCGTKSEMRIGGYKRACPSCDAEHFPRTDPVAIMLAVTRERCLLGRGRHFAPGMFSALAGFIEPGETIENAVRRETLEESGIRLGRVVYHASQPWPFPYSLMIGCYGEALNEDITADTAELEACRWFTRDEVFAMIEGRHPDGIFVPPTAAIASLLIRNWAENG from the coding sequence ATGACCTTCCCTCTTTTCGACGCGCCCCAGCAGGAGCCGAGCCGGTTCGTCGGCTTCGGCGGCAACATGATCGACCGGCAGGCCGAGCACCGCAGCGACGACGTCACCGTCAGGGCGCTGGCGCAACCTTCCGCGCGCCTCATGCTGATGCGCGGCGGCCGTTGCTACCTGAAACTGGCCGGCGAGACGTTCCAGCCCTATTTCAGCCTCGCCGAAGCCGAGACCCTGGGAGCCGTGCTTTCCGAAGCGGTGCTGCTCGGCGTCGATGCTGACGGGCCGGTGGTGGCGGCGCCCGGCGGGCTCGAACCCGAGGCCCTGCCCGACGGCATCAAGGCGATCGACTATCGCTCGATCAACGTTCAGGGTCTGATCGATCCTGCGGCCGCCGGCGCGCTCGCGCAGGGCGCCGCGCTGCTCGCATGGCACGCCAGCCACGCCTATTGCAGCCGGTGCGGCACGAAGAGCGAGATGCGGATCGGCGGCTACAAGCGCGCCTGTCCGAGTTGCGACGCGGAGCATTTTCCGCGCACCGATCCGGTGGCGATCATGCTGGCGGTGACGCGCGAGCGCTGCCTGCTCGGACGCGGACGGCATTTCGCGCCGGGCATGTTCTCGGCGCTCGCGGGCTTCATCGAGCCCGGCGAGACGATCGAGAATGCTGTGCGGCGCGAAACCCTCGAAGAGTCCGGCATCCGGCTCGGCCGCGTCGTCTATCATGCCAGCCAGCCGTGGCCGTTCCCCTATTCGCTGATGATCGGCTGCTATGGCGAGGCGCTGAACGAGGACATCACGGCCGATACGGCCGAACTGGAAGCCTGCCGCTGGTTCACGCGCGACGAAGTCTTTGCGATGATCGAAGGCAGGCACCCCGACGGCATCTTCGTGCCGCCCACGGCGGCAATCGCAAGCCTCCTGATCCGGAACTGGGCAGAGAACGGCTGA
- a CDS encoding HIT family protein, with product MLPGTKAGFELDVRLETDSEHVMWLGLCELRLMNDSRWTWLILVPQRPGIEEMHDLTPLDQAMLTFETNLVAQGLKKSTGCTKINTGALGNIVRQLHVHVVARNEGDSAWPGPVWGHGPRVPYRPSELNRVADTIRAAL from the coding sequence ATGCTGCCGGGCACGAAGGCCGGGTTCGAACTCGATGTGCGGCTCGAAACCGACAGCGAGCACGTCATGTGGCTCGGCCTGTGCGAATTGCGCCTCATGAACGACAGCCGCTGGACATGGCTCATCCTCGTGCCGCAGCGGCCGGGAATCGAGGAAATGCACGACCTGACGCCGCTCGACCAGGCGATGCTGACCTTCGAGACCAACCTCGTCGCGCAGGGCCTCAAGAAATCCACCGGCTGCACCAAGATCAACACCGGCGCGCTGGGCAACATCGTCCGGCAGCTTCATGTCCATGTGGTGGCGCGCAACGAGGGCGATTCCGCATGGCCGGGACCGGTATGGGGCCACGGTCCGCGCGTGCCCTATCGACCCTCGGAACTCAATCGCGTCGCGGACACCATCCGCGCCGCACTGTAG
- a CDS encoding DNA polymerase III subunit gamma/tau, which yields MNDAGSIDKGKAAGAYRVLARKYRPSNFSELIGQEPMVRTLTNAFSTGRIAQAWMLTGVRGVGKTTTARILARALNYRTESVNQPSVDLTVPGEHCQAIMEGRHVDVIEMDAASHTGIDDIREIIEQVRYAPVAARYKVYIIDEVHMLSTQAFNGLLKTLEEPPPHVKFIFATTEIRKVPITILSRCQRFDLRRISADALVGHLRRIADLEAIDVEDEALAMIARAGEGSARDSLSIFDQAIAHGGGAVAAEAVRAMLGLADRARIVDLFEKLMAGDIAAALGEYRAQYDVGADPAAVLTDLAEFNHLVTRLKFVPAAVEDASISEEERRRGAELAQKLSVRVLSRTWQMLLKGIPEVQTSNRPVSAGEMVLIRIAHAAELPTLDEALKALADAPSSASSGGGRPAASSANGAPPVSASGVSAISQTRMAPGGQGAATMRLVQAEAAALPDAVSAPAPVADEEARAETQPAPVKPAPDVQKPAIRSLEDIVALADRHRDGLMKAQIRRSVRPVRIESGRLDVSLTDDAPRTLLNDLATRLQTWTGMRWVVSLSREEGGRTLAEEEASRRETAFMDARNDPAVAAILSRFPGAKIIDVRLPGAPDVDEAETETPPDPVADDDDE from the coding sequence ATGAACGACGCCGGCAGCATCGACAAGGGCAAGGCGGCCGGCGCCTACCGGGTTCTGGCGCGAAAATACCGTCCGTCGAATTTCTCGGAACTGATCGGCCAGGAGCCGATGGTCCGCACCCTCACCAACGCCTTCTCCACCGGGCGCATCGCTCAGGCATGGATGCTGACCGGCGTGCGCGGCGTCGGCAAGACGACGACCGCGCGCATCCTCGCGCGGGCGCTCAACTACAGGACCGAGAGCGTCAACCAGCCCTCGGTGGACCTGACCGTCCCGGGGGAGCATTGCCAGGCCATCATGGAAGGCCGCCACGTCGACGTCATCGAGATGGACGCGGCCTCCCACACCGGCATCGACGACATCCGCGAGATCATCGAGCAGGTGCGCTATGCACCGGTCGCCGCGCGCTACAAGGTCTATATCATCGACGAGGTCCACATGCTGTCGACGCAGGCCTTCAACGGCCTGCTGAAGACGCTGGAAGAACCGCCGCCGCACGTCAAATTCATCTTCGCCACCACCGAGATCCGCAAGGTTCCGATCACCATCCTGTCGCGCTGCCAGCGCTTCGACCTGCGCCGCATTTCGGCGGACGCGCTGGTCGGGCATCTGCGCCGCATCGCCGATCTCGAGGCGATCGACGTGGAGGACGAGGCGCTGGCCATGATCGCGCGGGCGGGCGAGGGCTCGGCGCGCGATTCGCTTTCCATCTTCGATCAGGCGATAGCCCATGGCGGCGGCGCCGTTGCCGCCGAGGCGGTTCGCGCAATGCTCGGACTGGCCGACCGCGCGCGCATCGTCGACCTTTTCGAGAAGCTCATGGCCGGCGACATAGCGGCCGCGCTCGGCGAGTATCGCGCGCAATACGATGTCGGCGCCGATCCGGCCGCCGTGCTCACGGACCTCGCCGAGTTCAACCATCTGGTCACGCGGCTGAAATTCGTGCCTGCGGCGGTGGAGGATGCCTCCATATCGGAGGAGGAGCGCCGACGGGGCGCGGAACTGGCGCAGAAGCTTTCCGTCCGCGTTCTTTCGCGGACCTGGCAGATGCTGCTCAAGGGCATTCCCGAGGTGCAGACCTCGAACCGCCCGGTCAGCGCCGGCGAGATGGTGCTGATCCGCATCGCCCATGCGGCCGAGCTGCCGACGCTCGACGAGGCGCTGAAGGCGCTGGCCGACGCGCCGTCCTCCGCCTCCAGCGGCGGCGGTCGTCCGGCTGCTTCGTCTGCAAACGGCGCGCCTCCCGTTTCTGCGTCGGGCGTTTCGGCCATCTCGCAGACGCGTATGGCGCCGGGCGGTCAGGGTGCGGCGACAATGCGGCTGGTGCAGGCTGAGGCAGCCGCGCTGCCTGACGCTGTTTCCGCGCCGGCCCCGGTTGCCGATGAGGAAGCCCGCGCCGAGACGCAGCCGGCTCCGGTCAAACCCGCGCCGGACGTCCAGAAGCCGGCGATCCGTTCGCTGGAGGATATCGTCGCTCTCGCCGACAGGCATCGCGACGGCCTGATGAAGGCGCAGATCAGGCGTTCCGTCCGGCCGGTGCGGATCGAGTCGGGACGCCTCGACGTCAGCCTTACCGACGATGCGCCGCGCACGCTGCTCAACGATCTTGCCACCCGGCTTCAGACCTGGACCGGCATGCGATGGGTGGTGTCGCTGTCCCGCGAGGAAGGCGGCAGGACGCTGGCGGAAGAGGAAGCCAGCCGTCGCGAGACGGCTTTCATGGATGCGCGCAACGATCCGGCGGTCGCCGCCATCCTGTCGCGTTTCCCCGGTGCGAAGATCATCGACGTGCGTCTCCCCGGCGCGCCCGATGTCGACGAGGCAGAGACTGAGACGCCGCCGGACCCGGTGGCAGATGACGATGACGAATAG
- a CDS encoding YbaB/EbfC family nucleoid-associated protein, which translates to MKDLLGLMGKAKEMQAKFEAMKEEMAGIEAMGQSGGGLVKVTLNGKFDMKKLDIDPSLFKEDDVEILEDLILAAHNDAKAKVEETMQEKTKALTAGLSLPPGLKLPF; encoded by the coding sequence ATGAAGGATCTTCTCGGCCTGATGGGCAAGGCGAAGGAGATGCAGGCCAAGTTCGAGGCCATGAAAGAAGAAATGGCCGGAATCGAGGCCATGGGCCAGTCCGGCGGCGGCCTCGTGAAGGTGACGCTGAACGGCAAATTCGACATGAAGAAGCTTGACATCGATCCCTCGCTTTTCAAGGAGGACGACGTCGAGATTCTGGAAGACCTCATCCTTGCCGCCCACAACGACGCCAAGGCCAAGGTCGAGGAGACGATGCAGGAAAAGACGAAAGCGCTGACTGCGGGTCTTTCGCTGCCGCCCGGTCTGAAACTGCCATTTTGA